A part of Anabas testudineus chromosome 7, fAnaTes1.2, whole genome shotgun sequence genomic DNA contains:
- the zgc:100920 gene encoding sodium/potassium-transporting ATPase subunit beta-1-interacting protein 3: MGCCSARCMLILLCCAQLITAVERQVFDFLGYQWAPIMINFFHIIMIILGLFGAIQYRSRYIIMYLLWTLLWVGWNVFVSCLYLDLGGLSKDSDILSLGVSSHHSWWKDNGPGCATEGLPSAGWENQQNPELTTVLSCWLEYQYIEILHCIVQLLVSLLGFVYACYFISIFSDEEDNFNFIGEIHHPTKPSQMFF, encoded by the exons atggGCTGCTGCTCGGCACGATGCATGCTCATCCTCCTGTGTTGCGCGCAGCTg ATCACTGCTGTGGAGCGGCAGGTGTTTGACTTCCTCGGATACCAGTGGGCTCCCATCATGATCAACTTTTTTCACATCATCATGATCATCCTGGGCTTGTTTGGTGCCATCCAGTACAGATCGCGTTACATTATCATG TACCTGCTGTGGACGTTGCTGTGGGTCGGCTGGAATGTCTTTGTGAGCTGTCTCTACTTGGATCTGGGAGGGCTTTCAAAG gacaGCGACATCCTTTCCCTCGGAGTGTCATCACATCACTCATGGTGGAAGGACAACGGGCCGGGGTGTGCGACTGAGGGCCTTCCCTCTGCTGGGTGGGAGAACCAGCAAAACCCTGAGCTGACCACAGTGCTGAGCTGCTGGCTGGAATACCAATACATAGAAATCCTGCACTGCATTGTCCAGCTCCTCGTATCG CTCCTGGGATTTGTTTATGCCTGCTATTTCATCAGCATTTTTTCAGATGAGGAAGACAACT TTAATTTCATTGGTGAAATCCATCATCCCACCAAACCCTCTCAGATGTTTTTCTAG
- the ythdf1 gene encoding YTH domain-containing family protein 1 isoform X1, whose amino-acid sequence MQGSPLLLLLHAFLFFNMTAKTSKGQDASKAFPVSVQNGSLHQKDTVHDSDFEPYLTGQSNQNNSYQSMTDPYLSSYYAPSIGFPYPLSEAPWSTGGDPPIPYLTPYAPLSNGDHHFMHDTVFGQPGGLSSSIYPHRFNFFPDNPAFSAWGTSGSQGQQTQSSAYGGSYSYPPSSLGGTLVPDGQTGFHSDTLSKAPGMNSLEQGMLGLKIGGDVTGSGSGVKGAGSVIGGGGSVAAAVATGNGGTPIGMPPPKPTSWAAIASKPAKLQQQKTKNKSGTPLAGGALPPPAIKHNIDIDTWDNKGIATKMAPPLPPHHHHQQHQPQLHSHAPSLLPPLQQSLQSAQSLVQQMTMQGPPPPPPQPYQNHNAAPAPQTRWVAPRNRNLCYSGGSLDSSGSSNSGGLGNGGGGGGGVPPQLGSESHPVLEKLRAAHSYNPKDFDWNLKNGRVFIIKSYSEDDIHRSIKYSIWCSTEHGNKRLDSAYRAMNAKGPVYLLFSVNGSGHFCGVAEMRSPVDYGTSAGVWAQDKWKGKFDVNWLFVKDVPNSQLRHIRLENNDNKPVTNSRDTQEVPLEKAKQVLKIIAQYKHTTSIFDDFSHYEKKQEEEEVVKKSYEPASIQSRSRIDQDRQK is encoded by the exons ATGCAAggctctcctctccttctccttttacATGCATTCCTCTTCTTCAATATGACCGCTAAGACATCAAAAGGACAAGATGCAAGCAAAG CGTTTCCAGTTTCTGTGCAGAATGGATCCCTCCATCAGAAAGATACAGTCCATGACAGTGACTTTGAGCCCTATCTTACTGGCCAGTCCAATCAG aATAACAGCTATCAGTCCATGACAGACCCTTACCTGTCCAGCTACTATGCCCCCTCCATTGGATTTCCCTACCCTCTCAGTGAGGCTCCTTGGTCTACAGGTGGTGACCCACCAATTCCCTACCTAACACCCTATGCCCCCCTCAGCAACGGAGACCATCACTTCATGCATGATACGGTGTTTGGGCAGCCAGGTGGGCTAAGCAGCAGCATCTACCCTCACAGGTTTAACTTTTTTCCGGACAACCCAGCCTTTTCTGCTTGGGGCACCAGTGGTTCACAGGGCCAGCAGACTCAGAGCTCAGCCTATGGGGGGAGTTACAGCTACCCACCCAGCTCTCTGGGAGGCACCTTGGTCCCTGATGGTCAGACAGGTTTCCATAGTGACACCCTGAGCAAGGCTCCAGGTATGAACAGTCTAGAGCAGGGCATGCTGGGCCTCAAAATAGGTGGAGATGTGACAGGAAGTGGCTCAGGTGTGAAGGGTGCTGGCTCTGTGATTGGTGGAGGTGGCAGTGTAGCTGCAGCTGTTGCCACAGGCAACGGTGGCACACCAATCGGAATGCCTCCTCCGAAACCTACATCGTGGGCTGCTATTGCCAGTAAACCTGccaagctgcagcagcaaaagACCAAGAACAAGTCTGGCACTCCTTTAGCAGGAGGAGCTCTGCCTCCGCCCGCCATTAAACACAACATAGACATAGATACATGGGATAATAAAGGCATTGCTACCAAGATGGCCCCTCCTctgcccccccaccaccaccaccaacagcATCAGCCACAGCTGCACTCTCACGCTCCCAGTCTCCTACCCCCACTTCAACAGTCCCTACAGTCTGCCCAGTCCCTCGTGCAGCAGATGACCATGCAGggtcctccacctcctcctcctcagccgTACCAGAACCACAACGCTGCACCAGCGCCTCAGACGCGCTGGGTAGCACCACGCAACCGCAACTTGTGTTACAGTGGTGGAAGCTTGGACAGCAGCGGCTCCTCTAATAGCGGTGGTCTTGGTAACggaggtggagggggtgggggtgtgcCTCCTCAGCTAGGCTCAGAGTCCCACCCTGTGTTGGAGAAGCTGCGAGCAGCCCACAGCTACAACCCCAAGGACTTTGACTGGAACCTGAAGAATGGCCGCGTGTTCATCATCAAAAGCTACTCTGAGGACGACATCCACCGCTCCATCAAGTACTCCATCTGGTGCAGCACGGAGCATGGCAACAAGCGTTTGGACTCAGCCTACAGGGCGATGAACGCGAAAGGTCCCGTCTACTTGTTGTTCAGTGTCAATGGCAGTGGCCATTTCTGTGGTGTGGCCGAGATGCGCTCCCCGGTGGACTATGGCACCAGTGCTGGTGTTTGGGCGCAGGACAAGTGGAAGGGCAAGTTTGATGTGAACTGGTTGTTTGTTAAGGACGTGCCTAATAGCCAGCTGCGCCACATCCGCCTGGAGAACAATGACAACAAGCCAGTCACCAACTCACGTGACACTCAAGAGGTTCCTCTGGAGAAGGCGAAGCAGGTGCTCAAGATTATCGCCCAGTACAAACACACCACCTCCATCTTTGATGACTTTTCCCACTACgagaagaagcaggaggaggaggaggtagtgAAGAAG
- the ythdf1 gene encoding YTH domain-containing family protein 1 isoform X2, producing MMSAASIDPQTSKGQDASKAFPVSVQNGSLHQKDTVHDSDFEPYLTGQSNQNNSYQSMTDPYLSSYYAPSIGFPYPLSEAPWSTGGDPPIPYLTPYAPLSNGDHHFMHDTVFGQPGGLSSSIYPHRFNFFPDNPAFSAWGTSGSQGQQTQSSAYGGSYSYPPSSLGGTLVPDGQTGFHSDTLSKAPGMNSLEQGMLGLKIGGDVTGSGSGVKGAGSVIGGGGSVAAAVATGNGGTPIGMPPPKPTSWAAIASKPAKLQQQKTKNKSGTPLAGGALPPPAIKHNIDIDTWDNKGIATKMAPPLPPHHHHQQHQPQLHSHAPSLLPPLQQSLQSAQSLVQQMTMQGPPPPPPQPYQNHNAAPAPQTRWVAPRNRNLCYSGGSLDSSGSSNSGGLGNGGGGGGGVPPQLGSESHPVLEKLRAAHSYNPKDFDWNLKNGRVFIIKSYSEDDIHRSIKYSIWCSTEHGNKRLDSAYRAMNAKGPVYLLFSVNGSGHFCGVAEMRSPVDYGTSAGVWAQDKWKGKFDVNWLFVKDVPNSQLRHIRLENNDNKPVTNSRDTQEVPLEKAKQVLKIIAQYKHTTSIFDDFSHYEKKQEEEEVVKKSYEPASIQSRSRIDQDRQK from the exons ATGATGTCTGCTGCTAGTATTGACCCTCAG ACATCAAAAGGACAAGATGCAAGCAAAG CGTTTCCAGTTTCTGTGCAGAATGGATCCCTCCATCAGAAAGATACAGTCCATGACAGTGACTTTGAGCCCTATCTTACTGGCCAGTCCAATCAG aATAACAGCTATCAGTCCATGACAGACCCTTACCTGTCCAGCTACTATGCCCCCTCCATTGGATTTCCCTACCCTCTCAGTGAGGCTCCTTGGTCTACAGGTGGTGACCCACCAATTCCCTACCTAACACCCTATGCCCCCCTCAGCAACGGAGACCATCACTTCATGCATGATACGGTGTTTGGGCAGCCAGGTGGGCTAAGCAGCAGCATCTACCCTCACAGGTTTAACTTTTTTCCGGACAACCCAGCCTTTTCTGCTTGGGGCACCAGTGGTTCACAGGGCCAGCAGACTCAGAGCTCAGCCTATGGGGGGAGTTACAGCTACCCACCCAGCTCTCTGGGAGGCACCTTGGTCCCTGATGGTCAGACAGGTTTCCATAGTGACACCCTGAGCAAGGCTCCAGGTATGAACAGTCTAGAGCAGGGCATGCTGGGCCTCAAAATAGGTGGAGATGTGACAGGAAGTGGCTCAGGTGTGAAGGGTGCTGGCTCTGTGATTGGTGGAGGTGGCAGTGTAGCTGCAGCTGTTGCCACAGGCAACGGTGGCACACCAATCGGAATGCCTCCTCCGAAACCTACATCGTGGGCTGCTATTGCCAGTAAACCTGccaagctgcagcagcaaaagACCAAGAACAAGTCTGGCACTCCTTTAGCAGGAGGAGCTCTGCCTCCGCCCGCCATTAAACACAACATAGACATAGATACATGGGATAATAAAGGCATTGCTACCAAGATGGCCCCTCCTctgcccccccaccaccaccaccaacagcATCAGCCACAGCTGCACTCTCACGCTCCCAGTCTCCTACCCCCACTTCAACAGTCCCTACAGTCTGCCCAGTCCCTCGTGCAGCAGATGACCATGCAGggtcctccacctcctcctcctcagccgTACCAGAACCACAACGCTGCACCAGCGCCTCAGACGCGCTGGGTAGCACCACGCAACCGCAACTTGTGTTACAGTGGTGGAAGCTTGGACAGCAGCGGCTCCTCTAATAGCGGTGGTCTTGGTAACggaggtggagggggtgggggtgtgcCTCCTCAGCTAGGCTCAGAGTCCCACCCTGTGTTGGAGAAGCTGCGAGCAGCCCACAGCTACAACCCCAAGGACTTTGACTGGAACCTGAAGAATGGCCGCGTGTTCATCATCAAAAGCTACTCTGAGGACGACATCCACCGCTCCATCAAGTACTCCATCTGGTGCAGCACGGAGCATGGCAACAAGCGTTTGGACTCAGCCTACAGGGCGATGAACGCGAAAGGTCCCGTCTACTTGTTGTTCAGTGTCAATGGCAGTGGCCATTTCTGTGGTGTGGCCGAGATGCGCTCCCCGGTGGACTATGGCACCAGTGCTGGTGTTTGGGCGCAGGACAAGTGGAAGGGCAAGTTTGATGTGAACTGGTTGTTTGTTAAGGACGTGCCTAATAGCCAGCTGCGCCACATCCGCCTGGAGAACAATGACAACAAGCCAGTCACCAACTCACGTGACACTCAAGAGGTTCCTCTGGAGAAGGCGAAGCAGGTGCTCAAGATTATCGCCCAGTACAAACACACCACCTCCATCTTTGATGACTTTTCCCACTACgagaagaagcaggaggaggaggaggtagtgAAGAAG